From a single Solanum dulcamara chromosome 4, daSolDulc1.2, whole genome shotgun sequence genomic region:
- the LOC129885080 gene encoding uncharacterized protein LOC129885080, with translation MSFPSEESDSSTNSVQDEQIKLVQLKMQFHGTRKEDLETIESYVKKLKSLANSLAEMDSPISDSDMVLQLLAGLPTQYLPLQKTISSKWPLPTFEEACSMVYMQEGILLQDEEEQSRNDPRGAGAEQSSSFYSAENFDAAVNALGSLSAVVGAVSVVGSAGWKIWQALARK, from the exons ATGAGTTTTCCAAGTGAGGAATCTGATAGTTCCACAAATTCAGTTCAAGATGAGCAGATCAAGCTAGTTCAACTGAAAATGCAATTTCATGGTACCAGAAAAGAGGATCTTGAGACCATTGAGTCCTAtgtgaaaaaattgaaatctttAGCCAATTCTCTAGCAGAAATGGACAGTCCTATCTCAGATTCAGACATGGTGTTGCAACTTCTTGCTGGTTTGCCTACTCAATACTTGCCCCTCCAAAAAACAATATCATCAAAGTGGCCTCTTCCCACTTTTGAAGAGGCTTGTTCCATGGTGTACATGCAAGAGGGCATATTATTACAG GATGAAGAGGAGCAAAGTAGAAATGATCCTCGTGGTGCTGGTGCAGAGCAGTCGTCTAGTTTTTATAGCGCAGAGAATTTTGATGCTGCGGTAAATGCACTTGGATCACTGAGTGCTGTAGTTGGCGCAGTGAGTGTTGTGGGTTCGGCTGGCTGGAAAATCTGGCAGGCACTAGCACGCAAGTAA